In Bactrocera oleae isolate idBacOlea1 chromosome 5, idBacOlea1, whole genome shotgun sequence, a genomic segment contains:
- the LOC106618856 gene encoding venom peptide Pc, translated as MAMQPLLVTAILLLCCDLGQAADCEFGERQFNIGENFENPGECAIYHCDAEGSISAKSCAESLPPPNCKTIPQDNTKPYPDCCKRHDC; from the exons ATGGCGATGCAGCCTCTCTTAGTCACAGCTATTCTACTACTCTGTTGTGACCTTGGTCAAGCAG CTGACTGCGAATTCGGCGAGCGTCAGTTTAATATTGGTGAAAACTTCGAAAATCCTGGCGAATGCGCGATTTACCATTGCGATGCTGAGGGCAGCATATCAGCGAAGAG CTGCGCGGAGTCCCTACCACCACCGAACTGCAAGACGATACCACAAGATAACACCAAACCCTATCCAGATTGTTGTAAACGACACGATTGCTAA